One Danio rerio strain Tuebingen ecotype United States chromosome 9, GRCz12tu, whole genome shotgun sequence genomic region harbors:
- the crygm2d15 gene encoding crystallin, gamma M2d15: MMGKVVFYEDRNFQGRSYECMGDCGDFSSYMSRCHSCRVESGCWMMYDHPNYMGSGYFFRRGDYADYMSMFGMNNCIRSCRMIPMYRGSYRMRIYERDNFMGQMYEMMDDCDNIMDRYRMSHCQSCHVMDGHWLMYEHANYRGRMWHFGPGEYRNFSNFGGMRFMSMRRIMHSWY; encoded by the exons ATGATGGGCAAG GTCGTCTTCTACGAGGACAGGAACTTCCAGGGTCGCTCTTATGAGTGCATGGGCGACTGTGGTGACTTCTCCTCCTACATGAGCCGCTGTCATTCCTGCAGAGTGGAAAGCGGCTGCTGGATGATGTATGATCATCCCAACTACATGGGAAGTGGATATTTCTTTAGGAGGGGTGACTATGCTGATTACATGTCTATGTTTGGAATGAACAACTGCATCAGGTCCTGCCGTATGATCCCCATG TACAGGGGATCCTACAGAATGAGGATCTACGAGAGGGACAACTTCATGGGTCAGATGTATGAGATGATGGATGACTGTGACAACATCATGGACCGTTACCGCATGTCTCACTGCCAGTCCTGCCATGTGATGGACGGCCACTGGCTCATGTATGAGCATGCCAACTACAGAGGCAGGATGTGGCACTTCGGGCCTGGAGAGTACAGAAACTTCAGCAATTTTGGTGGCATGCGATTCATGAGCATGAGGCGTATCATGCACTCCTGGTACTAG
- the crygm2d18 gene encoding crystallin, gamma M2d18: MMGKVVFYEDRNFQGRSYECMGDCGDFSSYMSRCHSCRVESGCWMMYDQPNYMGSGYFFRRGEYADYMSMFGMNNCIRSCRMIPMYRGSYRMRIYERDNFMGQMYEMMDDCDNIMDRYRMSHCQSCHVMDGHWLMYEHANYRGRMWYFGPGEYRNFSNFGGMRFMSMRRIMHSWY, translated from the exons ATGATGGGCAAG GTCGTCTTCTACGAGGATAGGAACTTCCAGGGTCGCTCTTATGAGTGTATGGGAGACTGTGGTGACTTCTCCTCCTACATGAGCCGCTGTCACTCTTGCAGAGTGGAGAGTGGCTGCTGGATGATGTACGATCAGCCCAACTACATGGGAAGTGGATATTTCTTCAGGAGGGGAGAGTATGCTGATTACATGTCTATGTTTGGAATGAACAACTGCATCAGGTCTTGTCGTATGATCCCTATG TACAGGGGATCCTACAGAATGAGGATCTATGAGAGGGACAACTTCATGGGTCAGATGTACGAGATGATGGATGACTGTGACAACATCATGGACCGTTACCGCATGTCTCACTGCCAATCCTGCCATGTGATGGACGGCCACTGGCTCATGTATGAGCATGCCAACTACAGAGGCAGGATGTGGTACTTCGGGCCTGGAGAATACAGGAACTTCAGCAATTTTGGTGGCATGAGGTTCATGAGCATGAGACGTATCATGCACTCCTGGTActag
- the crygm2d17 gene encoding crystallin, gamma M2d17 — protein sequence MKVTFFEDRNFQGRSYECMGDCGDFSSYMSRCHSCRVDSGCWMMYDQPNYMGSGYFFRRGEYADYMSMFGMNNCIRSCRMIPMHRGSYRMRIYERDNFMGQMYEMMDDCDNIMDRYRMSHCQSCHVMDGHWLFYDQPNYRGRMWHFGPGQYRNFSNYGGMRFMSMRRIMDSWY from the exons ATGAAG GTCACCTTTTTCGAAGACAGGAACTTCCAGGGTCGCTCATATGAGTGTATGGGCGACTGTGGTGACTTCTCCTCCTACATGAGCCGCTGTCACTCTTGCAGAGTGGACAGTGGTTGCTGGATGATGTACGATCAGCCCAACTACATGGGAAGTGGATATTTCTTCAGGAGAGGAGAGTATGCTGATTACATGTCTATGTTTGGAATGAACAACTGCATCAGATCCTGCCGTATGATCCCTATG CACAGGGGATCCTACAGAATGAGGATCTACGAGAGGGACAACTTCATGGGTCAGATGTACGAGATGATGGATGACTGTGACAACATCATGGACCGTTACCGCATGTCTCACTGCCAGTCCTGCCATGTGATGGACGGCCACTGGCTCTTTTATGACCAGCCCAACTACAGAGGCAGGATGTGGCATTTCGGGCCTGGACAGTACAGGAACTTCAGCAATTATGGTGGCATGAGGTTCATGAGCATGAGGCGTATCATGGACTCTTGGTACTAG